Genomic DNA from Musa acuminata AAA Group cultivar baxijiao unplaced genomic scaffold, Cavendish_Baxijiao_AAA HiC_scaffold_764, whole genome shotgun sequence:
gtgaaatttagatatttgcactctgtcaaagtaaggaaccatggcatatatgtttggaacggattccattttgtttggaacagattccattttgagagatttgaaaaagcactatctcgttgaaaggttctatacatctgccgtttctcaacgcatttctttagagaaagactccgtttttttttcctctttccggatggtaaatatttctcagaacatggagtgtgaatcaaacccatgtttgaattgaaactgagataccgatgcaagttcttcccttctgaatcagatagattcatatctgaaagaggctgacaataagttcttccaaaattgactctttgtttctctgttagaggtgttgcagaaatgtctgcgatcgagtaaatagctctacgaacgaatggctcggatcgaattggaaaacggaaagatttgtacaagttatacgttttgtcaccactttgtggaaaatctttaggtatgaatatgttagatacctgtgactcgattggtgaaatagtctctctctccaaaaaaatatgtttttttttaccgacgcacgaagaaaatattttgttgcgaatgaacaaggtagtgaggaattgtccatatgtaagatcataattattgatacgggtcttttccacataaaaagggaatcttttgttacaatagaaccagaagtgatttggatcattcaagaatcgaagtcgatttgctttataaaaagaagatatcaatgaacttctatgaaatggtttcacgggattcagccaattgtctcgatcatggaatatcattgagaaataggaatccgtgttatcaaaggatttcctgcgattatttctagtatagaatgagtcaatcatccactctggtatctttttgaacaaaaatggtaatgttgttcctccattgataaagaattccggtctttgggaagtatcatgatcatccaataagaagggtttcaatttattcaaatgaacgatttgaacacctattgattctaacaactgattgcggagttgatcattcggacctttcaattcacggatgtggatctcggacctatgaatggggatattcccgatactcacaaagaaaaggggaagtgacttggacaaaaagggaagtgacttggacaaaaagggaagtgacttggacaaaaagaaacgaagtgacttagacaaattttgtttgtcgatagcctcggaccaatcaatcgaatattgattaatacgtaaccgatcgaacactacttgaaaacggttcttctgttcagaaacgaaatgttccaaatgttcctggaaattcttgctctcattggaccatttgtatctatatacatcaggatcccgattcatggatctctcggttcgagaaaaaagaggatcaaaccatttcttctgactctttttcaaattcgataaatgttggttgatcgtatatttcattatagttatatgattcagagtatcatttcctatttgatccctttgaattccatattcgaagttgcgatcggatctattcattaaaaagaatcgattagatacatttcttatgtacccataggtgctatattggatttgaatcagatttcggatcaatctatattgattgactgcctccattatgttgttgctagcaaataccgctgtttttagttttggatcttccaaatcattcccgcagtagatccggaccgatttttttctgatccttcgataaaaagattcattctcttcataaaaaagaggaggtagaaccaataaagatttctttttcgattcatctctggagttgaatacctcattcaagaattttttttgatccaacccgtaggaatcaatagaaaaggcaaatcccctatgatacaccagatccggctcggttattgatagagtgaatagatctgccatttcttgaaatctctcttctgattcaaaatcgtggtgtaacgtgtatccccttttgttccggtcatggaatagatgaaataaatcaaaaaatggatttttgttcaagaatgaaatcttattggaactgtccatatccggttcatccttcggaaccatatcacatcccggatctgatgaaataggatgaattgagacggtattttgtaaatacataattatcttgaatatatcaaccatttctttattttccaatcgcctggaagggacaaaagaaacatcttgttttttcttcaaaaatttctgatctctagtggacctctcaataggattcgaacccagatgaagttctgaccatctgtcagagaaaaaagaacgaattgatcttgtaggattcccaagaaattcttcgatttcttccggaagcagatgattattcatctgcttctcacgttccgtgaatagccgggacattgaggaagatccaaaaaggcatttcgggaatcgatctgattctatctctgttcgttccgtttgaagaaaggaaggatcccaaagaatcgatctttcttttagttgctgaatgtctgtttgatcgatcaatgtgggatattctgaatcctcatttctaatggaatcgaaatgatctatggattgatcagaagatcctttcaattggctagaatcccttacttgaacgaaaatagatcttgtggaatcatattgaatatttgacaatacattccgtaccttgctaaaaaaccgatccttgtttaccaaccacacattgtctaaccaaatcaaattctctctcgatacgttcctcaaaaaatccgattcgtgctgattcttcccccaactaacgaagagatcttggcggaattgccacatatgaaattgaacacaattttgcaaagaaataccccacttgtttctcgagaagagatgggaaacatgctcaatatcatttgattgaatagttgcctcagctccttgttgtttgaagaaaccctccccttcaattggtcttttttcacgaaaagcagacatgagataacaaatcaagtctttccctaagatttcgaatagctgtcccaaattcaagttgattatgtttcgcttcttcctcggagaaagacgatcaaacaattcccaatcatggtccttgcggatcggatcatccgtataggataaaaaaagaaactccagatattcgctatctttctctttgaatgagatcttaattccagctacggtttcattaattccagctacggtttcattagatatcttacaactagaatccctcttttttccgatccggttcctccaccaccgcgaactccggttagattcaggcatgatacactttttatttattgggagaacccaagtactctcttgcggatccatgaaacaactctcagaaatctttttcccttttggaagatacaggaacgaaacaatcaacctattgatattggaagaccgaaaagattcttccaatgtctcatttctgggtccaatggaattcacatttctgggtccaatggaattcataggtataggaagaagctccatcaaatagagattttttctttcgaccatctttcgattgttaatacgagatataaggaccgctactacaagcagtactacacctttgattacacctttgatcatgaaatatcgattgcttgttgaaccctgcgaatcacgtgaaagtagggtactccaaattcgggggtcaaaaagtttcataaagcgttcttgatggaaaaaaatgtatttgatccacgaatctaagaaatagtgagaattcttgatctctctcaacttgatctctctcaatatctctctcaattcgacgatccagaatttgaattgatgtcgtctcataaatccctcctaaagattttatttcaattggaatttggttatttatacgatatacttatttacgatatacttattatacatttacgatatacttatttatacgatatacttatttacgatatacttatttatacatttacgatatacttatttatacgatatacttatttacgatatacttatttatacatttacgatatacttatttatacgatatacttatttacgatatacttatttatacatttacgatatacttatttatacgatatacttatttacgatatacttatttatacgatatacttatttacgatattatttacgatatacgatgatctctgttaagcatccatggctgaatggttaaagcgcccaactcataattggcaaattcgtaggttcaattcctgctggatgcacaccaatgggaacgttcaataagtctattggattggctctgtatcaatggaatctcatcatccatacataacgaattggtatgttagtattcataccataacatatgaacagtaagaactagaattcttatcgatactggaactcatagggaagaaaatggatttatggatggaatcaaatatgcagtatttacagaaaaaagtattcggttattggggaacaatcaatatacttctaatgtcgaatcaggatcaactaggacagaaataaagcattgggtcgaactcttctttggtgtcaaggtaatagctatgaatagtcatcgactcccgggaaagggtagaagaatgggacctattatgggacatacaatgcattacagacgtatgatcattacgcttcaaccgggttattctattccacctcttatagagaaaagaacttaaagcaaaatacttaataacacggcgatacatttatacaaaacttctaccccgagcacacgcaatggagccgtaaacagtcaagtgaaatccaatccacgaaataatttgatctatggacagcatcgttgtagtaaaggtcgtaatgccagaggaatcattaccgcacggcatagagggggaggtcataagcgtctataccgtaaaatcgattttcgacggaatgaaaaagacatatctggtagaatcgtaaccatagaatacgaccctaatcgaaatgcatacatttgtctcatacactatggggatggtgagaagagatatattttacatcccagaggggctataattggagataccattgtttctggtacagaagttcctatatcaatgggaaatgccctacctttgagtgcggtttgaactattgatttacgtaattggaagtaaccaattaggtttacgacgaaacctagaaatcgatcactgatccaatttgagtacctctacgggatagacctcaacagaaaactgttgagtaacggcagcaagtgattgagttcagtagttcctcatagaaaattattgactctagagatatggtaatatggagaagacaaaattgtttgaagcacgcacagaaccggaagcgccccttgtttcaaagagaggaggacgggttattcacatttaatttgatggtcagaggcgaattgaaagctaagcagtggtaattaagatccccccggggaaaaagagagatgtctcctacgttacccgtaatatgtggaagtatcgacgtaatttcatagagtcattcggtctgaatgctacatgaagaacataagccagatgacggaacggggagacctaggatgtagaagatcataacatgagtgattcagcagatttggattcctatatatccactcatgtggtacttcatcatacgatttatataagatccatctgtctagatatcatcatatacatctagaaagccgtatgctttggaagaagcttgtacagtttgggaaggggtttttattgataaaaaagaagaatctacttcaaccgatatgcccttaggcacggccatacataacatagaaatcacacttggaaagggtggacaattagctagagcagcaggtgctgtagcgaaactgattgcaaaagagggtaaatcggccacattaagattaccatctggggaggtccgtttgatatccaaaaactgcttagcaacagtcggacaagtgggtaatgttggggtgaaccaaaaaagtttgggtagagccggatctaagtgttggctaggtaagcgtcctgtagtaagaggagtagttatgaaccctgtagaccatccccatgggggcggtgaggggagagccccaatcggtagaaaaaaacccacaaccccttggggttatcctgcgcttggaagaagaagtaggaaaaggaaaaaatatagtgatagttttattcttcgtcgccgtaaataggaatatttaaaatagaattttttgaatttgaaaaaatgtgatgggcgaacgacgggaattgaacccgcgcatggtggattcacaatccactgccttgatccacttggctacatccgcccccttttctagctaaaggattttatcttttttccattcatcattattgtatttattcttacctccatacttaacttagatcgagatattggacatagaatgccaatctttaaaataaaaaatgtaaaaaaaaggagtaatacactgtgacatgacacgttcgctaaaaaaaaacccttttgtagctaaccatttatcggaaaaaatggaaaaactcaacatgagggaggagaaagaaataatagtaacttggtctcgggcatctaccattatacccacaatgattggccatacaatcgctattcataatggaaaggaacatttacctatttatataacagatcgtatggtaggtcacaaattggggagaattcgcgcctacttttacttttgcgagacatgcaagaaacgataataaatctcgtcgttaagttaattgaaagttcattttaatattaaaataaaaatttaagataaaaaaaatggaaattgaaataaaagccaaattcttttttttgtgaaaaaaaaactgaaagtaaaacaagtgtttatcattcaggtcttatctcttatcttgatttacttatcttatcTTATACTTAACTCTTAAATTTATGTTATCTTTTTAGTTTATATGTATGCTGTGCGCAAAAAAACAATATTGTATCCAACAAAGCAGCAATACCCCCATATCTTGCTAAAGCAAGATATGGGGTATTGCTACTTTGTTTCAACGATTCGTATACACTAAGACAAAAATCTTATCCATTTGTAGATGAAACTTCGACAGCAGCTAGGTCTAGAGGGAAGTTGTGAGCATTACGTTCATGCATTACTTCCATACCAAGGTTAGCACGGTTGATGATATCAGCCCAAGTGTTAATGACACGACCCTGACTGTCAACTACGGATTGGTTGAAATTGAAACCATTTAGGTTGAAAGCCATGGTGCTAATACCTAAAGAAGTGAACCAGATACCAATTACAGGCCAAGCAGCCAAGAAGAAATGTAAAGAACGAGAGTTGTTGAAACTAGCATATTGGAAGATCAATCGGCCAAAATAACCATGAGCAGCTACGATATTATAAGTCTCTTCCTCTTGACCGAATCTGTAACCTGCGTTAGCAGATTCGTTTTCAGTGGTTTCCCTGATCAAACTAGAGGTTACCAAGGAACCATGCATAGCACTGAATAGGGAGCCGCCGAATACACCAGCTACACCTAACATGTGAAATGGATGCATAAGGATGTTGTGTTCtgcctggaatacaatcatgaagttgaAAGTACCAGATATTCCTAAAGGCATACCATCAGAGAAACTTCCTTGACCAATAGGGTAGATCAAGAAAACAGCAGTAGCAGCTGCAACAGGAGCTGAATATGCAACAGCAATCCAAGGACGCATACCCAGACGGAAACTAAGTTCCCACTCACGACCCATGTAACAAGCTACACCAAGTAAGAAGTGTAGAACAATTAGCTCATAAGGACCACCATTGTATAACCACTCATCAACAGATGCTGCTTCCCAGATTGGGTAAAAATGTAAACCTATAGCTGCAGAAGTAGGAATAATAGCACCAGAGATAATATTATTTCcataaagtagagaaccagaaacaggttcacgaataccatcaatatctactggaggagcagcaatgaaggcgataataaatacagaagttgcggtcaataaggtaggggatcatcaaaacaccgaaccaCCCAATATAAAGACGGTTTTCAGTGCTGGTTATCCAGTTGCAGAAACGACCCCATAGGCTTGTACTTTCGCGTCTCTCTAAAATTGCAGTCATGGTAAGATCTTGGTTTATTCAATTTTTAAGGACTCCCAAGCACACGTATTAACTATAACTAGAAATGAGATAGATAATAGAAGACTTGTTATTTAAcagtatagcatgacttatatgtcaatgtcaaccaatctcaacagaacagacagatatctatcttatctatctacgactaaatacaccaaatatctacgactaaatacatcaaaatttgtaaatgaaatgaattaaatttgtaaatgaagtgaattaaaatagaaaagtagaaaagaaagatttatttttctattttccgtatgggttgcccgggactcgaacccggaactagtcggatggagtagataatttttccttgttacaatagaggaaaaaatccctccccaaaccgtgcttgcatttttcattgcacacgactttccctatgtatacatataaaaaacatcccgagaaaaaagaagaaagtataagaattttgactactcagttgattcaaccactacactacttacatgagcatttcagaatgagcatgagcatttcagaatgagaattcgtgaatatttttttctcttgatctctatatctatagatcatttctattatatcttctatttctattgtattgttttatgcctaattttattataaattatttaccaggtcattgatacggataatatccaaataccaaatacgttctctatatgatccatgtaaataaaaagaagttattttggggaagatcaaagaaagaacttgttcttcttccgtaaagaattcttctaataatcccgaacttaatctttgcaaaaaactgcgtactgtacttttatgtttacgggccaaagttctagcacacgaaagtcgaagtatatacttcattcgatacaaactctgtttttttgaggatccactatgatagtgagaaagatttctacatatccggccaaatcgattaataatatcacaatctgataaatcggtccaaatcggcttactaataggatgcccggatacggtacaaaatttagctttagacaatgatcgaacaagaggaataattgggactatggtatcaaatttcttagtaaaaatatccattagaaatgaattctctagcatttgattccttaccgccgaagaatttattagtacacttgaaagataacccagaaaatagaaagaatagtttgataattggtttatatggatcctgtacggttgagaccaaaaatgaaaataatattgccagaaatttacaaagtggcatttccatttcttcatcagaaaatgagttccccttgaacccagaatcgcttttccttgatatcgaacatagtgcatggaaggatctttgaagacccataaagtcttctgaaaaaaatttcggcacactacaagatgttctatttttccataaaaatgtgttcgttcaagaaaggctccaaaagatgttaatcgtaaataagaagattgtttacgaagaaaaactaatacaaattcacattcagatacataagaattatataagaaccaaaatagtcttttattttcttttgaaaaaacataaatagatttcttcggagtaatgagactattccaattataatattcgtagagaaagaaccgcaataaatgcaaagagggaacatcctggatacaggattgaaggatttggaccaggatttccatatggatgggatgaggtattagtatatctgacagataatttaaatgcgataatttatcctctaaaaaaggaaatattgaatgaatagattgtaaattatgagattttggtatttttttttcttcaagggaagatactaattgcagcgagaatggaatttccacaatgactgcaaaaccttctgatatcatctgagaaaaaaaatgggaataaaaataattgttgtgcccaacgaatcgattttggtaagaatcattaaccgaataaatcaaataattttgttgatacaTTCGAATAATTAAACGTTTCACAAGTACTGAACTAAATTTATTGCCATAACCCCCAAAATTCACGGGTTCATAAAAAATTGAACTATTTAAACCCTGATCATAAGCAAATACGTAAATATACTCCTGAAAAAGAAGTGGATATAGAAAGTATTGTTGCCGAGATCTATCTTTTTCTAAATATCCTTGTAATTCTTCCATTTACATTTCCACTTGAAGCAGGGGTAGGAGGCATTTATTGGGTTATCAAATGATACATAGTGCAATATGGTCAAAACAGGGTATTTTGTATTCTATTATGTATATAGAATACaatagtaataaaaatatataccccgaaaaggaaacagggagtccaatcaatagatctttttattctctttttctatcGAATTGGTTTATCTTCGTTGTTTATCTTCGTTATAATTACAAGAGGATAACAAACCCTTTATTTTTGCAACCCGATC
This window encodes:
- the LOC135663832 gene encoding LOW QUALITY PROTEIN: photosystem II protein D1-like (The sequence of the model RefSeq protein was modified relative to this genomic sequence to represent the inferred CDS: deleted 1 base in 1 codon), giving the protein MTAILERRESTSLWGRFCNWITSTENRLYIGWFGVLMIPTLLTATSVFIIAFIAAPPVDIDGIREPVSGSLLYGNNIISGAIIPTSAAIGLHFYPIWEAASVDEWLYNGGPYELIVLHFLLGVACYMGREWELSFRLGMRPWIAVAYSAPVAAATAVFLIYPIGQGSFSDGMPLGISGTFNFMIVFQAEHNILMHPFHMLGVAGVFGGSLFSAMHGSLVTSSLIRETTENESANAGYRFGQEEETYNIVAAHGYFGRLIFQYASFNNSRSLHFFLAAWPVIGIWFTSLGISTMAFNLNGFNFNQSVVDSQGRVINTWADIINRANLGMEVMHERNAHNFPLDLAAVEVSSTNG